Part of the Thermodesulfovibrio thiophilus DSM 17215 genome, AATAAGAGATATAGAAAGAAAGGGGTTAATCTCTGAAATAGCCTTTGAACTTGGTAATATAAAAGCTTCATTAGGCTACCACTACGAATCAGCAGACATGAATATATATACTGAAAACTACTGGATAAATAACGAAGCAAATCTAACCTATCGGGGGTATGGAGTTTTCACCACTACAGAAACTAACTATATTAATAGCCCATACTTAAAGATTGCTGGAACCATTGAGAAAATTAACTGGCAGATGGGTATTAAGTATTTTAAGTTTAAAGACTCAGAAAGCAAGGGTTATGTAACTGAGTATCCTGGCGGAATTCCTACTTTAGTAAGGGCACCGGATCTTGATAGAAAAAGCAGAATCTACGATATCTGGCTTCCAACAGCAGGATTATCTTACAGTTTTGATGATAGCGTTGAAGTTTACATAAGTTATGGGAAAAACTTCATAAGACCTTATGCTTATATGCCTCTTTTAAGCCTTTACAATCGTTTAAGACCAAATTTTCAGGCTGCAGGAATAACTCTTAATGATCTATTTGAGGGCTATAACATAGAACGTTCTTATAATGTGGATTTTGGAGTAAGAATTATCAAAGATATTATAGAGATAACTCCCACTTTATTTCTCTCAAAACACAAAAATCTTCTTACCACTGTTTCAGATCCAAGAGTTTTAGATAGCGGAAAATCTGTAAACTATCAGCAGAACCTAGGAAAAGCAAAAGGATATGGTTTGGAGCTTCCTATGAATGTCTTTCTCTCAAATGGGTTAACCTTTTATCTTAATCCCACTTACAATCACTTAACCTATGACGGTGATATTACCTATCAGGGCCAAACCTTTTCAACAGACGGCAAACAGGTAGTGGATGTGCCAAGATGGTCAGCTACATCAGGATTAATAATTAAATACAAAGATTTTGAGATTATTCCTCAACTGAGATATATAGGGAAAAGATACGGAAATGTAGAACATAAAGAAAAAGTAGCCTCTTATCAAGTTTTTGACTTAAAACTTAGCTACATCAAAGAAAAAATAGGGACACTCAAGACATTAAAAGCTTCCATAGAGTTAGATAACATCTTTGACAAAAAGTATGTTTCTGTAATCAATGCAATGGACAATGCTGTATCTGGAACTACCTATTATGTAGGTGCTCCATTTACAGTTAAAGGCTCAATATCTTTTACTTTTTAGGGGGGTAAGAATATGAAGAAAGTTGCTGTAGTAGGTAAAGGTGGTGTTGGTAAGAGTTTTGTAGTGTATGGACTTACAAAGGCTTTGGTAAAAAGAGGTAACAGAGTTCTCGTTATAGATTCAGATGAAAGCAATCAGACACTTTATAAACTCTTTGGTTTTGACAGTCCACCTTCAGCGTTTATGGATTTTTTAGGCGGGAAGAAAACAGTTCAGCAAAGTATTATCAAAAGATTTCAGTCAGGAGAAAAAGAGCTTAAAATGAGTTTAATTGAAAGAAAGATTTTCAGTATTGATGACATTCCGGATGAATTTATCATAAAAGATGACAGAATGTTTCTGGTTAGTATTGGGAAAATCAAGGAACCTATGGAGGGATGTGCATGTCCCATGGGAGTGGTAATCAGAGAGTTTCTTGATAAGATTGAGTTAAAAAACACAGAAATAATTATTGTCGATACAGAAGCAGGAGTTGAACATTTTGGAAGAGGAATTGAAAAAGGAATAGACACGGTTATAGCAGTTGCTGAACCCTATCTTGACTCCATTGAGGTAGCAGAGAAAGCTCTCTTGCTTGCCCAAAAGATGGATAAAAAGGTGTATTTTCTTTTAAATAAAGTGCCATTAGAATTTGAGGATAAACTTAAACAGAATCTTCAGAAAAAGGAAATTCACATTTCAGGGATAATACACTTTTCACCGGAGATTTATAGCTCCTCCATTGAAGGTAAAATACCACAGAAAACATCTATTTTTAATGAAATTGAGGAGGTTTCAGAAAAAATATGGAAGAATACAGATTTAATCCCATAGGATATGTAAGAGCAAAGGCAGAGAGTTTACCACGACACTGGACAATTTCAGATATTGAAGGACAGATTATTATTAATCCTGAGTATAACGACGGATTGAAAGGTATAAAAGCAGGAGATAAAATTGTTGTTATTTTTTATTTCCATAAATCACCCCCATTTACATATGATAAGCTTAATCAGAAACCAGCTCATATTAATGAACAAAGAGGAGTCTTCAGTATCTGTTCACCGCACAGACCAAATCCAATAGGGCTTTCAGTGCTTGAAGTAGTTGATATTTTCGATAATGTAATCAAAGTACGAAGAATTGATATGTTGGATGGAACTCCTGTGCTCGATATAAAGCCTTACATTGAATATAAGCCCTATGAAAAACAGGCATATAGTCCTTCTGAACGGAGCGAAGAATGACAAGAGAAGGAGGAAGTTGTTAAAAAAGTGATAGTGATAAACTCCATCCAATTTAAGATCATATCCAATTCAGCAAAGAAAATAGATGAACATGATACAGAGATAATCGCAAAATATTTAAATAAAGAACTAATGTCCACATTTAGAGTTAAGAGTAACAAACAGGCACAATTAACAAGTCTTATAGGGACGAGATCTAAGTTTTATAAACTTAGAACAACATTGAAGAACAAGATACATAATATACTGAATGCGAATGGTATAGTAACTAAGAAAGAATTGTTTTCTTCAGAAAAATCCCTTAATTCAATTCTTACTATTGAAATAGAAGAGATATATAAATTTGAATTAAAGATAATAGGAGGAGGATATAATGAAGAAAGCTCTGCTTTCAATGATTTTTACCTTTTTGCTTCTTTCTTCTGTCTATGCTAAGGAGATAATTACAATTACTGACATGGCTGGAAGGAAAGTTACAATCCCAAAGAAAGTTGAAAAAGTAGTTGCACTCTCAGCATCTCTTAGATACATAGTCTATCTTCAAGCCTTTGACAGAGTAGCAGGCATTGAAGGAGTAGAAAAGCATAGAATAATGAAAGGCAATATAGCAACTGGAAAAGCATACTGGCTTGCTATAAAGGACAGGGTGCATACTATTCCTTCAGTAGGAGAAGGCGGACCGGGAAAGCTTCCTGACTTTGAAAAGCTCATTGCAGTAAATCCTGATCTTGTTATTACTTTTGAGGTTGACAATGCTCAACTAATTCAGAGCAGAACAGGAATACCTGTGGTTGTAATTCAGTATGCAAGAACAGAAGGATTCAGAATAGAGGATATACAGAACACCTTTAATTTTCTTGGTAAAATTCTTCAGAAAGAAAAAAGAGCAGAGGAGTTAAACAGATATATAAATCAATGCATAGCTGAAATTGAAAGGAAAACAAAAAACTCTAACAAGCCTTCAGTCTATATAGGAGCGATAAGCGCAAGAGGTGCACACGGAATTACAAGCTCTGAAGCAGACTATCCACCTCTTCGATGGCTTAACGTGAAAAATGTGGTTGATGATACAAGAAAAAAGGGCCACATTTTTATTGACAGAGAGAAACTTCTTGTATGGAATCCTGACTACATCTTCATTGATACTGGTGGATTCTCTTTGGTAAACGATGATTATTTGAAAAACAAAGAGTTTTATAAAAAACTTAAAGCTCTAAGAGAAGGAAGGGTTTATACTGTTTTTCCTTATAATTTTTATAGGACAAATCTGGAGATTCTAATTGCCAATGCATATTTTATTGGAAAGGTCATATATCCTGAAAGGTTTGGGGATATAAATCCTCAGAAGAAGGCAGAAGAAATCTTCAGAAAATTTCTTGGAATTGATGTCTATGGTGATTTAAAGAGCGTATACAGAGGATATGGAAAGGTTGAATTCAAAGAGTCAGAAATTACAGTTCACTGAAGTTTCAATAAAAGAAAGGTATCTCAAAGCCTTTCATGCCAAACTTATTTTAGCATTTTTCTTGCTGATTTCAGTTGTGGTAGTGGCTCTTATTTCGGTTTCAACTGGTTCAATGAATCTTCCTCTAATCGAAGTTTTTAGGGCTATCTTTAACAACACTGAAAACTCCTATATCATCTGGAACATAAGAATTACAAGAACCTTAGGAGCAATTCTTGCAGGTGCTTCATTAGGAGTTGCAGGTGCTGTGATGCAAAATGTGCTCAAAAACCCACTGGCTTCACCTTTTACTCTGGGAGTATCTCAAGGAGCGGCCTTTGGAGCAGCCTTTGCTATAATTGTTTTTGGTGCAGGACAATCACACTCCTTTGGAACAGAGGCAGTAATAGTTTTTAAAAGTTATCTAGTTGTGGTTTCAGCTTTTATTGGTGCTATCCTGACTGTTGTTCTCATACTTTTTCTCTCTTTTCTGAAAAATATAACTCCCGAAACAATAATTCTTGCAGGAGTGGGACTGAGCAGTCTTTTTAGCTCTGCTACTATGTTTCTACAGTATTTTGCCAATGATTTTCAGGTTGCAGCCACTGTTTTTTGGACATTTGGAGACATGGGAAAGGCTGGATGGATGGAAGTAAGACTGATGTTTCTTGCCTTTATCCCCTGTTTTATTTATTTTTTCCTTCAAAGATGGAACTTTAATGCACTGCTTTGGGGAGATGAAACTGCAAGAAGTCTTGGAGTGAACATTAAATTTTTAAGGGTTTCAGGCATGTTGCTGAGTGCCTTTATCGTCTCCGTATGCACAGCCTTTCTCGGGATAATTGGTTTTGTGGGATTAGTTTCACCTCATATTGTAAGACTCTTAGCTGGAAATGACCACAGATTTCTCATTCTCTATTCAGCCCTTTTTGGAGCTTTACTGCTTTCCATTTCTGATCTGATCGCAAGGACAGTTATCTCCCCTACTGTTTTGCCTGTTGGCATAATAACCTCCTTTGCAGGCGCACCCATGTTCTTTTATCTACTGATAAGAAGGAGAAGATTTTAGATGCTTAGGATTAAAGAACTCTTTTCAGGATACGGAGATATAGATGTCCTAAAAGGTTTGAATATTGAGTTCACCAAAGGGATTGTCTATGCTGTTTTAGGACCCAATGGCTCAGGAAAATCAACGCTTCTAAAAACAATTGACGGAATTATAAAACCAAAAAAAGGAACAATTTGTATAAATGGTGAATATATAAAAAAACACTCAGCTAAGGAGATTGCAAAAAAAGTTGCCTATCTGCCACAACGTTCCAATTCAGTGCCTTACAGCACAGTCTTTGATACGATCCTTCTTGGAAGAAAGCCTCACATTTCCTTTGAACCAACTAAGAGAGATTTAGAACTTATTGAAAAAATTATTCATGATTTAGGTCTTTCCAAATTTGCTTTCAGAAAAATTAATGAATTAAGCGGAGGAGAGGCTCAGAAAGTTCTTATTGCAAGAGCGCTTGCACAGCAACCAGAGGTGCTTTTGCTTGATGAGCCTGTAAACCATCTTGACCCCAAAAATCAGATTGAGATACTCAACATTTTACAGAGAGTAACAAAAAGCTTAAATCTTGCAACCATAATTGTTCTTCATGACCTTAACCTTGGCATTCAGTTTGCCGATTATTTCGTTTTTATGAAAAATGGTGAGATTTACCGTGCAGGAGATTCGAGTATTATTGAGCCTTCGCTTGTTAAGGATGTTTATGAGATTGATGTTAAAATTGTTGAAATCAATGGAAGAAAATTTCTGACTTTTCCCTGTCACAAGTGACGAGGGTTTCTGCTAACCTATCGGTAATTTTAGGATAACCTGAAGTTCCTATTTGCATTTTTTCCAGAGATAAAAATTGTCTATCTTTTCAATTCAAAAATGAGGAAAGATTAAGATGCTTTAATCGAATATAATTTTGTAATAAATAGTTGTAAAATCTTCAATATCAAGCTTGAGCCTCTTGCAGAATTAAGCAAACTTTTATAGGCTGATACCATTGATATTGTGATTTTCAATTTTTATACCTCTCATGAAA contains:
- the tsaA gene encoding tRNA (N6-threonylcarbamoyladenosine(37)-N6)-methyltransferase TrmO, which translates into the protein MEEYRFNPIGYVRAKAESLPRHWTISDIEGQIIINPEYNDGLKGIKAGDKIVVIFYFHKSPPFTYDKLNQKPAHINEQRGVFSICSPHRPNPIGLSVLEVVDIFDNVIKVRRIDMLDGTPVLDIKPYIEYKPYEKQAYSPSERSEE
- a CDS encoding iron ABC transporter substrate-binding protein, whose product is MKKALLSMIFTFLLLSSVYAKEIITITDMAGRKVTIPKKVEKVVALSASLRYIVYLQAFDRVAGIEGVEKHRIMKGNIATGKAYWLAIKDRVHTIPSVGEGGPGKLPDFEKLIAVNPDLVITFEVDNAQLIQSRTGIPVVVIQYARTEGFRIEDIQNTFNFLGKILQKEKRAEELNRYINQCIAEIERKTKNSNKPSVYIGAISARGAHGITSSEADYPPLRWLNVKNVVDDTRKKGHIFIDREKLLVWNPDYIFIDTGGFSLVNDDYLKNKEFYKKLKALREGRVYTVFPYNFYRTNLEILIANAYFIGKVIYPERFGDINPQKKAEEIFRKFLGIDVYGDLKSVYRGYGKVEFKESEITVH
- a CDS encoding FecCD family ABC transporter permease, which translates into the protein MERLNSKSQKLQFTEVSIKERYLKAFHAKLILAFFLLISVVVVALISVSTGSMNLPLIEVFRAIFNNTENSYIIWNIRITRTLGAILAGASLGVAGAVMQNVLKNPLASPFTLGVSQGAAFGAAFAIIVFGAGQSHSFGTEAVIVFKSYLVVVSAFIGAILTVVLILFLSFLKNITPETIILAGVGLSSLFSSATMFLQYFANDFQVAATVFWTFGDMGKAGWMEVRLMFLAFIPCFIYFFLQRWNFNALLWGDETARSLGVNIKFLRVSGMLLSAFIVSVCTAFLGIIGFVGLVSPHIVRLLAGNDHRFLILYSALFGALLLSISDLIARTVISPTVLPVGIITSFAGAPMFFYLLIRRRRF
- a CDS encoding TonB-dependent receptor, yielding MIYLIVFILVFLCFDSAPAGQQNDTKLPEVVVTGEKIMTPTKQTGETVYTGTELTTKGLELSGERGKTNIYEAISILPGVVFESPDSNNLATEQTNIRVRGIRGYLGAMTVEGIPNYGGNPMGPRAYIYDLENFESISLYKGAVPGDLGVGVGNRGGAIELRPLWADEKFGLKLSQSVGSFEYKRTFLRLDSGTIGSVQTRLSLSYSFTEQDKWKGPGDIGPRNNFNFTFVQPVGETIEIKLWANFNEIKHYKYRSLSYKEIKDLDNFYRLDFNKSFTGTPADDYLYYKYNWERHKNRDFYGFINVKVSDSIKLIFKPYISKEDAKIKDGSESIQGKPGVQERIRDIERKGLISEIAFELGNIKASLGYHYESADMNIYTENYWINNEANLTYRGYGVFTTTETNYINSPYLKIAGTIEKINWQMGIKYFKFKDSESKGYVTEYPGGIPTLVRAPDLDRKSRIYDIWLPTAGLSYSFDDSVEVYISYGKNFIRPYAYMPLLSLYNRLRPNFQAAGITLNDLFEGYNIERSYNVDFGVRIIKDIIEITPTLFLSKHKNLLTTVSDPRVLDSGKSVNYQQNLGKAKGYGLELPMNVFLSNGLTFYLNPTYNHLTYDGDITYQGQTFSTDGKQVVDVPRWSATSGLIIKYKDFEIIPQLRYIGKRYGNVEHKEKVASYQVFDLKLSYIKEKIGTLKTLKASIELDNIFDKKYVSVINAMDNAVSGTTYYVGAPFTVKGSISFTF
- a CDS encoding ABC transporter ATP-binding protein, which produces MLRIKELFSGYGDIDVLKGLNIEFTKGIVYAVLGPNGSGKSTLLKTIDGIIKPKKGTICINGEYIKKHSAKEIAKKVAYLPQRSNSVPYSTVFDTILLGRKPHISFEPTKRDLELIEKIIHDLGLSKFAFRKINELSGGEAQKVLIARALAQQPEVLLLDEPVNHLDPKNQIEILNILQRVTKSLNLATIIVLHDLNLGIQFADYFVFMKNGEIYRAGDSSIIEPSLVKDVYEIDVKIVEINGRKFLTFPCHK
- a CDS encoding AAA family ATPase; this translates as MKKVAVVGKGGVGKSFVVYGLTKALVKRGNRVLVIDSDESNQTLYKLFGFDSPPSAFMDFLGGKKTVQQSIIKRFQSGEKELKMSLIERKIFSIDDIPDEFIIKDDRMFLVSIGKIKEPMEGCACPMGVVIREFLDKIELKNTEIIIVDTEAGVEHFGRGIEKGIDTVIAVAEPYLDSIEVAEKALLLAQKMDKKVYFLLNKVPLEFEDKLKQNLQKKEIHISGIIHFSPEIYSSSIEGKIPQKTSIFNEIEEVSEKIWKNTDLIP
- a CDS encoding IS110 family transposase; this encodes MIVINSIQFKIISNSAKKIDEHDTEIIAKYLNKELMSTFRVKSNKQAQLTSLIGTRSKFYKLRTTLKNKIHNILNANGIVTKKELFSSEKSLNSILTIEIEEIYKFELKIIGGGYNEESSAFNDFYLFASFFCLC